One Phenylobacterium hankyongense DNA segment encodes these proteins:
- a CDS encoding glycosyltransferase → MKLAYFVHDLADPAVTRRVRMLQAGGAQPVVLGFRRTDTAPETIAGAPAVDLGRTYDARLGHRAKATARAALTSGRWRELLAGAEVVMARTLEMLAVAEAARRTCRLDAPLVYECLDIHRLMLGEGAKSRAMRAVERALMRRASLLIVSSPAFLEAYFEPRQGVGATLPIPTLLMENKVLELEPRQTARPAPRPPGPPWRIGWMGAIRCRKSLDILTALAARRPDLVEVVIHGRPAYTEFDDFDAQVAAAPNVSFGGAYTAADLPRLYGDVHFSWAIDYMEEGQNSSWLLPNRIYESGRYGATPIALAGVQTGRYLAEHGFGVRLGDPGELEGFLEGLTAETYAGLRQRLDAVPSSAFVADAGDCGRLVEALVDRPVGLTRQQPLAAETKLVA, encoded by the coding sequence GTGAAGCTGGCCTATTTCGTCCATGACCTCGCCGATCCGGCGGTGACCCGCCGGGTGCGCATGCTGCAGGCCGGTGGCGCGCAGCCGGTGGTGCTGGGTTTCCGCCGCACCGACACCGCGCCGGAGACCATCGCCGGCGCGCCCGCCGTCGACCTCGGCCGCACCTATGACGCGCGGCTGGGACACCGGGCCAAGGCGACCGCGCGGGCCGCCCTGACCTCCGGCCGCTGGCGCGAGCTCTTGGCCGGCGCCGAGGTGGTGATGGCCCGCACCCTGGAGATGCTGGCGGTGGCGGAGGCGGCCCGCCGGACCTGCAGGCTCGACGCGCCCCTGGTCTACGAATGCCTGGACATCCACCGCCTGATGCTGGGCGAGGGCGCCAAGAGCCGCGCCATGCGGGCGGTGGAGCGCGCGCTGATGCGGCGCGCGAGCCTGCTGATCGTCAGCTCGCCGGCCTTCCTGGAAGCCTATTTCGAACCGCGCCAGGGGGTGGGGGCCACGCTGCCGATCCCGACCCTGCTGATGGAGAACAAGGTGTTGGAGCTGGAGCCCCGCCAGACCGCCAGGCCTGCGCCGCGGCCGCCCGGACCGCCGTGGCGGATCGGCTGGATGGGGGCCATCCGCTGCCGCAAGAGCCTCGACATCCTCACCGCCCTGGCGGCGCGGCGGCCGGACCTGGTGGAGGTCGTGATCCACGGGCGGCCGGCGTACACCGAGTTCGACGACTTCGACGCCCAGGTGGCGGCCGCGCCGAATGTGAGCTTCGGCGGCGCCTACACGGCCGCGGATCTGCCTCGGCTCTATGGCGACGTCCATTTCAGCTGGGCCATCGACTACATGGAGGAGGGGCAGAACTCCTCCTGGCTGCTGCCCAATCGGATCTATGAGAGCGGACGCTACGGCGCGACGCCGATCGCCCTGGCCGGCGTGCAGACCGGGCGCTACCTGGCCGAGCACGGGTTCGGCGTCCGGCTGGGCGATCCGGGGGAGCTGGAAGGCTTTCTCGAGGGGCTGACCGCGGAGACCTACGCCGGGCTGCGCCAGCGGCTGGATGCGGTTCCGAGCAGCGCCTTCGTGGCCGATGCGGGGGACTGCGGCCGGCTGGTCGAGGCCCTGGTCGACCGCCCTGTCGGGCTGACGCGGCAACAGCCGCTCGCCGCTGAAACGAAGCTCGTCGCCTAA
- a CDS encoding glycosyltransferase family 2 protein codes for MTGERPVVSVITANYNGARHLAAAMRSVLDQTLSSLELIIVDDRSTDDSLAVIAREAAGDPRVKVLVQPRNAGPAAARNRAIEAATGRWIAVFDSDDLMAPDRLATLVARGEADRAEIVVDNLMVFTDGSDAPWRPFLCGHAFAEPRWITLADYIGSARMYAKRPGLGYLKPLFCAQSLRQAGVRYREDLRIGEDYDLVLRLLAKGVGMRLEPRALYRYRKHAASISHVMCRDHIEQMLAADADVAPELARQPKAVRQAQAARRRSLEAALAYDRVIERLKAGDLPGGLVAGAARPSAWPLLAMPVRARLARLAARVKLPTMASPSPA; via the coding sequence ATGACGGGCGAGCGGCCGGTCGTCTCGGTCATCACCGCCAACTACAACGGCGCGCGGCATCTGGCCGCCGCCATGCGGTCCGTGCTCGACCAGACGCTGAGCTCGCTCGAGCTGATCATCGTCGACGACCGGTCCACCGACGACAGCCTGGCGGTGATCGCGCGCGAGGCGGCCGGCGATCCGCGCGTGAAAGTGCTGGTGCAGCCCCGCAACGCCGGCCCGGCGGCGGCGCGCAACCGCGCCATCGAGGCGGCGACCGGCCGCTGGATCGCGGTGTTCGACAGCGACGACCTGATGGCCCCGGACCGCCTCGCCACCCTGGTGGCGCGCGGCGAGGCCGACCGCGCCGAGATCGTGGTCGACAACCTGATGGTGTTCACCGACGGCTCGGACGCGCCCTGGCGGCCGTTCCTGTGCGGGCATGCGTTCGCGGAGCCGCGCTGGATCACGCTCGCCGACTACATCGGCTCGGCGCGGATGTATGCGAAGCGGCCGGGGCTCGGCTATCTGAAGCCGCTGTTCTGCGCTCAGAGCCTGCGCCAGGCCGGCGTCCGCTACCGCGAGGACCTGCGCATCGGCGAGGACTATGACCTGGTCCTGCGCCTGCTGGCCAAGGGCGTTGGCATGCGGCTGGAGCCGCGGGCGCTCTACCGCTACCGCAAGCACGCCGCCTCCATCTCGCACGTCATGTGCCGCGATCACATCGAGCAGATGCTGGCCGCCGACGCCGATGTGGCGCCGGAACTCGCCCGCCAGCCGAAGGCCGTGCGCCAGGCGCAGGCCGCACGCCGCCGCTCGCTCGAAGCCGCGCTGGCCTATGACCGGGTGATCGAACGGCTGAAGGCCGGCGACCTCCCGGGCGGCCTGGTGGCCGGCGCCGCACGCCCCTCGGCCTGGCCGCTGTTGGCGATGCCGGTGAGGGCGCGTCTGGCGCGCCTCGCCGCGAGGGTGAAGCTGCCCACGATGGCGTCGCCGAGCCCGGCCTGA
- a CDS encoding glycosyltransferase family 2 protein, whose product MLSPKANPQSLSKDGLDEETSVGSPVEHNGLGELRSFAPLGRRAPGVGEVEANWPAAWDRIAPEAFIRMPATPANGNQAGVVADPRKRALIVIPALNEAAVIASVIARILEDDGLVDPLLLVADGGSTDGTREIVARIAADDRRVRLLENPRRLQSAALNLAARALGGDRPWLVRVDAHADYPKNYASSLIAEAMRTGATSVVVSMDTVGEDGFQRAVAAAQNSVLGTGGSAHRLATAGQWVDHGHHALFNREAFQSIGGYDETFSHNEDAELDLRLAQQGGKIWLTDQVRIGYYPRSTPGALWKQYFSYGKGRARTVLKHYTPLKIRQTLPLAVAPAVVSALAAPLFWPFVIPALVWALAALSFGVLLGLRKRDPAALMSGPAAMIMHLAWSSGFWVQLLSHLGQREPAAPMLSEAQAAP is encoded by the coding sequence ATGCTGAGCCCCAAGGCCAATCCGCAATCGCTGTCGAAGGACGGTCTGGACGAGGAGACCTCCGTAGGCTCGCCCGTCGAGCACAACGGCCTCGGCGAACTGCGTTCCTTCGCACCGCTCGGACGCCGCGCGCCGGGCGTGGGCGAGGTCGAGGCCAATTGGCCGGCCGCCTGGGACCGCATCGCCCCGGAAGCCTTCATCCGCATGCCGGCGACGCCGGCCAACGGCAACCAGGCCGGCGTCGTCGCCGATCCGCGCAAGCGCGCCCTGATCGTCATTCCGGCCCTCAACGAAGCCGCGGTGATCGCCTCGGTGATCGCGCGGATCCTGGAAGACGACGGGCTGGTGGATCCGCTGCTGCTGGTCGCCGACGGCGGCTCGACCGACGGCACCCGCGAGATCGTGGCCAGGATCGCCGCCGACGACCGGCGCGTGCGCTTGCTGGAAAATCCCCGCCGCTTGCAGAGCGCCGCGCTGAACCTCGCCGCCCGAGCCCTGGGCGGGGACCGGCCGTGGCTCGTCCGGGTCGACGCCCACGCCGACTATCCGAAGAACTACGCCTCCAGCCTGATCGCCGAGGCGATGCGCACCGGCGCGACCTCGGTGGTGGTTTCCATGGACACCGTGGGCGAGGATGGGTTCCAGCGCGCGGTGGCGGCGGCCCAGAACTCGGTGCTGGGCACCGGCGGCTCGGCGCACCGGCTGGCCACCGCCGGCCAATGGGTCGATCACGGCCACCATGCGCTGTTCAATCGCGAAGCCTTCCAGTCGATCGGCGGCTACGACGAGACCTTCAGCCACAACGAAGACGCCGAGCTGGACCTGCGGCTGGCCCAGCAGGGCGGCAAGATCTGGCTCACCGACCAGGTGCGCATCGGCTACTATCCGCGCAGCACGCCGGGTGCGCTGTGGAAGCAGTATTTCAGCTACGGCAAGGGCCGCGCGCGGACGGTGCTGAAGCATTACACGCCGCTGAAGATCCGCCAGACCCTGCCGCTGGCTGTGGCGCCGGCGGTGGTTTCGGCCCTGGCCGCGCCGCTGTTCTGGCCCTTCGTCATCCCGGCGCTGGTCTGGGCCCTGGCGGCCCTGAGCTTCGGCGTCCTGCTCGGCCTGCGCAAGCGCGATCCGGCCGCCCTGATGTCCGGCCCGGCCGCCATGATCATGCACCTGGCCTGGTCGAGCGGCTTCTGGGTCCAGCTCTTGAGCCACCTCGGCCAGCGGGAGCCTGCCGCCCCGATGCTGTCTGAAGCGCAGGCCGCGCCATGA
- a CDS encoding L-lactate dehydrogenase, producing MRAASVSDYRELARRRLPKMFFEYIDGGSYAEATLRRNVEDLEAIALRQRVMRDMTTLDMAVETLGQTLSMPVGLAPVGMSGMFGRRGEVQASRAAAAAGVPFCLSTVGVCSVEEVVRAGPAPWFQLYMLKDRGFMRELIARAREAGSPVLVFTVDLPIPGARYRDVRSGFTGSSGLSGFLNQALDGLSHPGWMWDVWARGRPHTLGSVAGAVQEGQSVTDYLSWIARNFDRSVTWADLDFVREAWDGPIVVKGVLDPQDARDAVRAGAQGLVVSNHGGRQLDGVRSSISALPRVADAVGGDLEVYVDGGIRSGLDVLKAVALGAKACFVGRAWAYALAAGGEAQIAQMLARLRSELAVAMILTGCSSVRDAGPDLLDRLDD from the coding sequence ATGCGCGCGGCGTCGGTGTCGGATTATCGGGAGCTCGCGCGTCGCCGGCTGCCGAAGATGTTCTTCGAATATATCGACGGCGGCTCCTACGCGGAGGCGACGCTGCGGCGCAACGTCGAGGACCTGGAGGCGATCGCGCTGCGCCAGCGGGTGATGCGCGACATGACCACGCTGGACATGGCCGTCGAGACGCTGGGGCAGACGCTGTCCATGCCGGTGGGCCTCGCGCCGGTCGGCATGTCCGGCATGTTCGGCCGGCGCGGCGAGGTGCAGGCGTCCAGGGCCGCGGCGGCGGCCGGCGTGCCGTTCTGCCTCTCCACGGTCGGGGTGTGCTCGGTGGAGGAGGTGGTCCGCGCCGGCCCGGCTCCCTGGTTCCAACTCTACATGCTCAAGGACCGCGGCTTCATGCGCGAGCTGATCGCGCGGGCCCGGGAGGCGGGCAGTCCGGTGCTGGTGTTCACCGTCGACCTGCCGATCCCCGGCGCCCGCTACCGCGACGTGCGGTCCGGCTTCACCGGTTCGAGCGGCCTGTCCGGATTCCTGAACCAGGCGCTGGACGGGCTCAGCCATCCCGGCTGGATGTGGGATGTCTGGGCGCGCGGCCGGCCGCACACCCTGGGATCGGTGGCCGGGGCGGTGCAGGAGGGCCAGAGCGTCACCGACTACCTGAGCTGGATCGCGCGGAACTTCGACCGCTCGGTGACCTGGGCCGACCTCGATTTCGTCCGCGAGGCCTGGGACGGTCCGATCGTGGTCAAGGGCGTGCTCGATCCGCAGGACGCGCGCGACGCGGTCCGGGCCGGCGCCCAGGGGCTGGTGGTCTCCAACCACGGCGGCCGGCAGCTCGACGGGGTACGATCCTCGATTTCCGCCCTGCCGCGGGTGGCCGACGCCGTGGGCGGCGACCTGGAGGTCTACGTGGACGGCGGCATCCGCTCCGGACTGGATGTGCTGAAGGCCGTGGCGCTGGGCGCGAAGGCCTGCTTCGTCGGCCGCGCCTGGGCCTACGCCCTGGCCGCCGGCGGCGAGGCGCAGATCGCGCAGATGCTGGCGCGGCTCCGCTCGGAGCTGGCGGTGGCGATGATCCTCACCGGCTGCAGCTCGGTGCGCGACGCCGGCCCGGACCTGCTCGATCGCCTGGACGACTAG
- a CDS encoding O-antigen ligase family protein → MTASWESFNARSRPRRIRGGEIPAPDPVAWREQRRAAAKAAVAASRRRAEQAADPREDQPVAGLRIGRLNIDLDGVFAFALFMPMLLIANLGTLGAAIVAALAPLYLFARRKQLGRVLIPRLPLFALAGVAVCSVIWSEAPGETMKTSLEFAITIAMGLLLSSARDQGAVLRGMALAFLLYMAAAMVMGGTVAIGVGAGGEAFSGLTSSKNLLADIASTGLIVSVAMGLMALRARDWIWVGVAAVAVLLDLYAVGAARSAGALLGLGIALGAVLGLLPLLVAGKAVRASLTALLAIILLAVGLSYRWLSTTMIELGANLFDKDPTLTGRTYLWYRAADLIRERPVLGRGYGAFWIQGNIDAEGLWRYFGIENRGGFTFHNTLVGMLVALGWLGALVFGATLLIGAVALIRKFVVRPNLAMVFWISILLYQVSRMGIEEIGTAPFYFSTALTFAALGAAFGRVRAPRVAHRPYRQPQIVQVQSLDYGDQAWANPRLTPVRGSLRVLRPDPESGR, encoded by the coding sequence GTGACCGCGTCCTGGGAGAGCTTCAACGCCCGGTCCCGGCCGCGCCGCATCCGCGGCGGCGAGATCCCGGCGCCCGATCCGGTCGCCTGGCGCGAGCAGCGCCGCGCCGCCGCCAAGGCCGCGGTCGCAGCCTCACGGCGCAGGGCCGAGCAGGCCGCCGATCCGCGTGAGGACCAGCCCGTCGCCGGTCTGCGCATCGGCCGGCTGAACATCGACCTGGACGGCGTCTTCGCCTTTGCGCTGTTCATGCCCATGCTGCTGATCGCCAACCTGGGCACCCTGGGCGCGGCCATCGTGGCGGCCCTGGCGCCGCTCTATCTGTTCGCACGCCGCAAGCAGTTGGGGCGGGTGCTGATCCCGCGGCTGCCGCTGTTCGCCCTGGCCGGCGTCGCCGTGTGCTCGGTGATCTGGTCCGAAGCGCCCGGCGAGACGATGAAGACCTCGCTCGAGTTCGCCATCACCATCGCCATGGGCCTGCTGCTGTCTTCCGCCCGAGACCAGGGCGCGGTCCTGCGCGGCATGGCGCTGGCCTTCCTGCTCTATATGGCCGCGGCCATGGTGATGGGCGGCACGGTGGCGATCGGCGTCGGCGCCGGCGGCGAGGCCTTCTCCGGCCTGACCTCCAGCAAGAACCTGCTGGCCGACATCGCCTCCACCGGCCTGATCGTCTCCGTGGCCATGGGGCTGATGGCGCTCCGCGCTCGCGACTGGATCTGGGTCGGCGTCGCCGCCGTGGCGGTGCTGCTCGACCTCTACGCCGTGGGGGCGGCGCGCTCCGCCGGCGCCCTGCTCGGCCTCGGCATCGCCCTGGGCGCCGTGCTCGGCCTGCTGCCGCTGCTGGTGGCGGGCAAGGCGGTCCGAGCCTCGCTGACCGCCCTGCTGGCGATCATCCTGCTGGCGGTCGGCCTCAGCTATCGCTGGCTGTCGACGACGATGATCGAGCTCGGCGCCAACCTGTTCGACAAGGACCCGACGCTCACCGGCCGCACCTATCTCTGGTACCGCGCCGCCGACCTGATCCGCGAGCGGCCGGTGCTCGGCCGCGGCTACGGCGCCTTCTGGATCCAGGGCAACATCGACGCCGAGGGGCTGTGGCGCTACTTCGGCATCGAAAACCGCGGCGGGTTCACCTTCCACAACACTCTGGTCGGGATGCTGGTGGCGCTGGGCTGGCTGGGCGCCCTGGTGTTCGGCGCGACCCTGCTGATCGGCGCCGTGGCCCTGATCCGCAAGTTCGTCGTGCGCCCGAACCTGGCGATGGTCTTCTGGATCAGCATCCTGCTCTACCAGGTCTCGCGGATGGGGATCGAGGAGATCGGCACGGCCCCGTTCTACTTCTCCACCGCCCTGACCTTCGCGGCGCTGGGCGCCGCCTTCGGCCGGGTCCGCGCGCCGCGCGTCGCCCATCGTCCCTACCGCCAACCGCAGATCGTACAGGTCCAGTCGCTGGACTACGGCGACCAGGCCTGGGCCAACCCGCGGCTGACGCCGGTGCGCGGCTCGCTGCGCGTGCTGCGGCCCGACCCCGAGAGCGGGCGATGA
- a CDS encoding acyltransferase family protein has protein sequence MQPARQTEGSPPAKAKAPGEVRSIQYLRGIAAFGVLIYHAVDRAGGAFGVGAAGVDVFFVISGFIMWVVTCRRPPSPGQFLLRRVERIVPLYWMVTLGVAAIAVLVPAAFPAMKPTLSHVAQSLLFVPHHDAQGLIAPLIVPGWTLNYEMFFYLLFAVGLLAPAKLRPWVVSAALVALVAIRPLGDVQNPVWATYTNPLLLEFGAGVWLGKCWSENRLPGRGLSWAMIAAGVAGFVAVSLAGIDVEPARILYWGLPAALLVTGAVSLERHGRIADWPPLRALGDASYSVYLVHGLAISAAFRALQMAHVTAPAVVLPVSLIVGVVAGLATYRLVEKPLMRLFKTGLGAHRPKAPTPLAGVAPAPDA, from the coding sequence GTGCAACCGGCGCGTCAGACGGAAGGTTCCCCGCCGGCTAAGGCCAAGGCGCCGGGCGAGGTCCGGTCCATCCAGTACCTGCGCGGGATCGCGGCTTTCGGCGTGCTGATCTACCACGCGGTCGACCGGGCCGGCGGCGCGTTCGGCGTCGGCGCGGCCGGGGTCGACGTCTTCTTCGTGATCTCCGGCTTCATCATGTGGGTGGTGACCTGCCGCCGCCCGCCCTCCCCGGGCCAGTTCCTGCTGCGGCGGGTGGAGCGGATCGTCCCGCTGTACTGGATGGTCACGCTGGGCGTGGCGGCGATCGCCGTCCTGGTCCCCGCCGCCTTCCCGGCGATGAAGCCGACGCTCTCCCACGTCGCCCAGTCGCTGTTGTTCGTGCCGCACCATGACGCCCAAGGGCTGATCGCCCCGCTGATCGTCCCCGGCTGGACCCTGAACTACGAGATGTTCTTCTACCTGCTGTTCGCGGTCGGCCTGCTGGCGCCGGCGAAGCTGCGGCCCTGGGTGGTCAGCGCCGCCCTCGTGGCCCTGGTGGCGATCCGGCCGCTGGGCGACGTGCAGAACCCGGTCTGGGCCACCTACACCAATCCCCTGCTGCTGGAGTTCGGCGCCGGGGTCTGGCTGGGCAAGTGCTGGTCGGAGAACCGGCTGCCCGGCCGCGGCCTCTCCTGGGCGATGATCGCTGCGGGCGTCGCCGGCTTCGTCGCCGTCAGCCTCGCCGGGATCGATGTGGAGCCGGCCCGCATCCTCTACTGGGGCCTGCCCGCCGCCCTGCTGGTCACCGGCGCGGTCAGCCTGGAGCGGCACGGCCGGATCGCCGACTGGCCGCCGCTGCGCGCCCTCGGCGACGCCTCCTATTCCGTCTACCTGGTGCACGGCCTGGCGATCTCCGCGGCTTTCCGCGCCCTGCAGATGGCCCACGTCACCGCGCCCGCTGTCGTGCTGCCGGTGTCGCTGATCGTCGGCGTCGTGGCGGGCCTGGCCACCTACCGGCTGGTGGAGAAGCCGCTGATGCGCCTGTTCAAGACCGGCCTGGGCGCGCACCGGCCGAAGGCCCCAACGCCCCTGGCGGGCGTCGCGCCCGCCCCCGACGCCTAG
- a CDS encoding oligosaccharide flippase family protein: MSTAGEAGARPAKAGRLHRTSIGALALTGASALRLILQFAMLPILARLIGPAEYGLVSLAMPFILLANVLSDGGMGYALGRQKDASPLLESTVFWLAGALGLALALFCCAAAFPMGLILHQPRLPVLIMALSPILLLNSLTAVSNGRIIREGRFAVFAAGDVISTGAGAAAAFAAALHGWGAWSLVAQQLVLWVCKMAWVTFKGGAAIGFRYRFEEARGLLRFGFSTIGAILADFVSRNVDSLIVGGVLGATSLGYYAMAYQIVRVPDMLISGPLYLYIFTAVSRTAHEGGKAAIQRLATAGLRLGSSALAPLFCGLALIADLAVSLVLGPKWLGAIVPLRYLAGAGFCFCMCSIMATTLMGLGRSALQLRMSLILGAVTVVVVAVAVRFGLGPVSGALAGGMALVCGYYIHQLAGDLKMPRLSLLASFAPAALGCAAMAGVVLLARRVLQNAPPVAELALMVGLGGAAYLAVLWAVARHRLLADARAFAHAQADKPSAETTAETAELTEMAAGAA, from the coding sequence ATGAGCACGGCGGGCGAGGCAGGCGCCCGCCCGGCCAAGGCGGGACGGCTTCATCGCACCTCCATCGGCGCGCTCGCGCTGACCGGCGCCAGCGCGCTGCGGCTGATCCTGCAGTTCGCCATGCTGCCGATCCTGGCGCGGCTGATCGGCCCGGCCGAGTACGGCCTCGTATCGCTGGCCATGCCCTTCATCCTGCTGGCCAACGTGCTGTCGGACGGCGGCATGGGCTATGCGCTGGGCCGGCAGAAGGACGCCAGCCCGCTGCTCGAATCCACCGTCTTCTGGCTGGCCGGCGCGCTCGGGCTGGCGCTCGCCCTGTTCTGCTGCGCCGCCGCCTTCCCCATGGGCCTGATCCTGCACCAGCCGCGGCTGCCGGTGCTGATCATGGCGCTGTCGCCGATCCTGCTGCTGAACAGCCTGACGGCGGTGTCCAACGGCCGGATCATCCGCGAGGGCCGCTTCGCCGTCTTCGCCGCGGGCGACGTGATCTCCACCGGCGCCGGCGCGGCCGCCGCCTTCGCCGCGGCGCTGCACGGCTGGGGCGCCTGGAGCCTGGTGGCCCAACAGCTGGTGCTGTGGGTCTGCAAGATGGCCTGGGTGACGTTCAAGGGCGGCGCCGCGATCGGCTTCCGCTACCGCTTCGAAGAGGCGCGCGGCCTGCTCAGGTTCGGGTTCAGCACCATCGGCGCGATCCTCGCCGACTTCGTGTCGCGCAACGTCGACAGCCTGATCGTCGGCGGCGTGCTGGGCGCGACCTCGCTTGGCTACTACGCCATGGCCTATCAGATCGTCCGCGTGCCCGACATGCTGATCTCCGGGCCCCTCTACCTGTACATCTTCACCGCCGTCTCCCGCACGGCGCACGAGGGCGGCAAGGCTGCGATCCAGAGGCTGGCGACCGCCGGCCTGCGGCTGGGATCCTCGGCCCTGGCGCCCCTGTTCTGCGGCCTGGCGCTGATCGCCGACCTGGCGGTGAGCCTGGTGCTCGGCCCCAAGTGGCTGGGAGCCATCGTCCCGCTCCGCTACCTGGCCGGCGCCGGGTTCTGCTTCTGCATGTGCTCGATCATGGCCACCACCCTGATGGGGCTCGGGCGCTCGGCGCTGCAGTTGCGGATGTCGCTGATCCTCGGGGCGGTGACGGTGGTGGTCGTGGCGGTGGCCGTGCGCTTCGGCCTCGGCCCGGTCTCCGGCGCCCTGGCCGGCGGCATGGCGCTGGTCTGCGGCTACTACATCCACCAGCTGGCCGGCGACCTGAAGATGCCACGGCTGAGCCTGCTGGCGTCGTTCGCCCCAGCCGCTCTCGGCTGTGCGGCCATGGCGGGGGTGGTGCTCCTGGCGCGGCGCGTGCTGCAGAACGCCCCGCCCGTCGCGGAGCTGGCGCTGATGGTCGGGCTGGGCGGGGCGGCCTACCTCGCCGTCCTGTGGGCCGTGGCGCGCCACCGCCTGCTGGCCGACGCCCGCGCCTTCGCGCACGCCCAGGCCGACAAGCCGAGCGCGGAGACCACGGCGGAAACGGCGGAATTGACGGAGATGGCCGCCGGCGCGGCGTGA